In one window of Microbacterium dextranolyticum DNA:
- a CDS encoding bifunctional PIG-L family deacetylase/class I SAM-dependent methyltransferase, which produces MSVAFDHRDPGTAESLWRSTAPWRGASFLTIDVDRLIVLAAHPDDETLGAGGLIWTAAQAGVDVSVLVATDGERSHGASDLERVAALRRGELVSALAELAPTARLRFLGLPDGGVDSARASLRVALGAEIGDDPWRVLLVAPWQGDGHRDHRVAGEEAAAAAAPGVRVLGYPVWMWHWHDPAAVDSSAWLRLGLSASARAAKRRALSHFRSQHDDSAPNGPMLHAGMLAHFERDVEIFVEEPPVHRASTPLSGFDARFEAAEDPWGFRTRWYERRKRAALLAALPNEHSRAALELGCANGVLTRELADRAARVVAVDGSPEALRHARAFVDDESHVEFAHLRLPDQWPEGRFDLIVVSEIAYYWSEHALAEAVTRIDESLTQDGAIVVCHWRRPIDDAAVSADAVHAAFRAWPHWRSLVHHREEDFALDVYVRPGVPSVATAERAP; this is translated from the coding sequence GTGAGCGTCGCGTTCGACCACCGCGATCCGGGCACCGCGGAATCGCTCTGGCGCTCGACGGCTCCCTGGCGCGGCGCATCCTTTCTCACCATTGACGTCGACCGGCTGATCGTGCTCGCCGCGCACCCCGACGACGAGACGCTGGGCGCTGGCGGTCTGATCTGGACGGCGGCACAGGCGGGGGTCGATGTCAGCGTGCTCGTCGCGACCGACGGCGAACGCTCGCACGGTGCGAGTGACCTCGAGAGGGTCGCCGCCCTGCGGCGCGGCGAGCTCGTCTCGGCGCTCGCCGAGCTCGCACCGACGGCGCGACTGCGCTTCCTCGGGCTTCCCGACGGTGGGGTGGACTCCGCGCGCGCGTCGCTGCGCGTCGCACTCGGTGCGGAGATCGGCGACGATCCGTGGCGGGTGCTGCTCGTGGCTCCCTGGCAGGGCGATGGGCACCGAGACCATCGCGTCGCCGGCGAAGAGGCCGCTGCCGCGGCCGCGCCGGGCGTGCGGGTGCTCGGCTACCCGGTGTGGATGTGGCACTGGCACGACCCCGCCGCCGTCGATTCGTCCGCGTGGCTGCGCCTCGGGCTGTCCGCGAGCGCACGCGCCGCCAAGCGGCGAGCCCTCTCACATTTCCGGTCGCAACACGACGACAGCGCACCGAACGGCCCGATGCTGCACGCGGGCATGCTCGCGCACTTCGAGCGTGACGTGGAGATCTTCGTCGAAGAGCCGCCCGTGCACCGCGCGTCGACCCCCCTGTCGGGCTTCGATGCGCGGTTCGAAGCCGCCGAGGACCCGTGGGGGTTCCGCACGCGCTGGTACGAGAGGCGCAAACGTGCGGCGCTGCTAGCGGCGCTGCCGAACGAGCACAGCCGAGCCGCGCTCGAACTCGGGTGCGCCAACGGCGTGCTGACCCGCGAGCTCGCCGACCGTGCCGCTCGGGTCGTCGCGGTCGACGGGTCGCCCGAGGCTCTGCGTCACGCCCGCGCGTTCGTCGATGACGAGTCGCACGTCGAGTTCGCGCATCTGCGATTGCCGGATCAGTGGCCGGAAGGCCGCTTCGATCTGATCGTCGTGTCGGAGATCGCGTACTACTGGTCGGAGCACGCCCTCGCAGAGGCGGTCACCCGCATCGACGAGTCACTGACGCAGGACGGCGCGATCGTCGTGTGTCACTGGCGTCGGCCGATCGATGATGCGGCGGTGAGCGCGGATGCCGTGCATGCGGCTTTCCGTGCGTGGCCGCACTGGCGCTCTCTCGTCCATCATCGGGAGGAGGACTTCGCGCTGGATGTGTACGTGCGGCCGGGCGTGCCGTCGGTCGCGACCGCGGAGCGAGCGCCGTGA
- a CDS encoding glycosyltransferase: MNAGIEAVVVAVPVHDEEELLDACLDSILRAVTAARTRLREVVVCVALDRCSDGSARIARRHGVSTVVLEAGAVGAARAAATARGLDLVSPLPLPRIWTAHTDADSVVPPHWLIHQLDLAAAGAGLVIGTVRPRFDDLDEERVHAWRQTHVDGEANGHVHGANLGIRADVLRGAGGFPPLATHEDVRVVERARAAGAVEIASDGAWVLTSGRTVGRAPDGYARYLRDDLLHAWDADAVEARG, encoded by the coding sequence GTGAACGCGGGCATCGAGGCGGTCGTGGTCGCCGTTCCCGTTCACGACGAAGAGGAACTGCTCGACGCGTGTCTCGATTCGATCCTCCGGGCGGTGACGGCGGCGCGCACCCGTCTGCGGGAGGTCGTCGTCTGCGTGGCCCTCGACCGATGCTCGGACGGCTCCGCTCGGATCGCGCGGAGGCATGGGGTCTCCACCGTCGTGCTGGAGGCCGGCGCCGTCGGCGCCGCGCGTGCCGCAGCCACCGCCCGCGGCCTCGACCTCGTCTCGCCTCTTCCTCTCCCCCGCATCTGGACCGCGCATACCGACGCCGACTCGGTCGTTCCGCCGCACTGGCTCATCCACCAGTTGGATCTCGCCGCGGCCGGAGCGGGGCTCGTCATCGGCACGGTGCGACCGCGATTCGACGACCTCGACGAGGAGCGCGTGCACGCGTGGCGGCAGACGCACGTCGACGGTGAGGCGAACGGGCACGTGCACGGGGCGAACCTCGGCATCCGAGCCGACGTGCTGCGCGGCGCCGGCGGATTCCCGCCCCTCGCGACCCATGAGGACGTCCGTGTCGTGGAGCGAGCACGCGCTGCGGGAGCGGTGGAGATCGCCTCGGACGGCGCCTGGGTGCTGACGAGCGGTCGGACCGTCGGGCGCGCGCCTGACGGCTATGCCCGCTATCTGCGCGACGACCTGCTGCATGCGTGGGACGCGGACGCCGTCGAGGCCCGGGGCTGA